The following coding sequences lie in one Zingiber officinale cultivar Zhangliang chromosome 2B, Zo_v1.1, whole genome shotgun sequence genomic window:
- the LOC122048770 gene encoding uncharacterized protein LOC122048770 translates to MAMDRNNSTERDIALDLESCMNSVKKEQEGVQDIGILSSFDIDAFLKPDRDGQSEHSRSSSSEHSYTDEEALVDKRVEPEENVSLLEKKIGLEKPNKKGRKKPPKPPRPPNSPPLIDATNQKLMKEIEEIARLKRERIQRMKIKMKNAKSTHSNSSLWALLVTILFILVIIWKGLIHF, encoded by the coding sequence ATGGCCATGGATAGGAATAATTCAACAGAAAGAGACATTGCCTTGGATCTAGAAAGTTGCATGAATTCTGTGAAAAAAGAACAGGAAGGAGTACAGGATATAGGAATTCTGAGTAGCTTTGACATTGATGCATTTTTAAAACCGGACAGAGATGGGCAATCGGAACATAGTCGATCTAGCTCTTCTGAACATTCTTACACAGATGAGGAGGCTTTGGTTGACAAGAGGGTTGAACCAGAGGAAAATGTAAGCCTTTTGGAGAAGAAAATTGGACTTGAGAAGCCAAACAAGAAAGGGCGCAAGAAGCCACCTAAGCCACCTCGTCCTCCCAACTCTCCGCCTCTAATTGATGCTACTAACCAGAAGCTGATGAAGGAGATCGAGGAAATTGcaaggttgaagagagagaggaTTCAACGAATGAAAATCAAGATGAAGAATGCTAAATCAACACATTCTAATAGCAGCCTTTGGGCCTTGCTCGTCACCATTCTTTTCATCCTTGTTATAATCTGGAAAGGATTGATTCATTTTTGA
- the LOC122048771 gene encoding agamous-like MADS-box protein AGL62, giving the protein MKKTSRGRRRIAMEAIDNAAARQVCFSKRRACVFKKAAELSVLCGAELAVLAFSPSGKPFSFGHPSVDSVFARFLSAWPAPPRHHPLVGALLQALGRQESQLAERLEAERRRKAALEAAIFRSWGTVADLLDADVEALGMPELGLLQRALEWVRAEAAGRAEQLAFEALQPSNVAVNAGVFVTADAPTGAAAPNLLEFGYAPHGYGF; this is encoded by the coding sequence ATGAAGAAGACAAGCAGAGGCCGTCGAAGGATCGCGATGGAGGCGATCGACAATGCGGCTGCGCGGCAGGTGTGCTTCTCCAAGCGCCGCGCCTGCGTGTTCAAGAAGGCGGCCGAGCTCTCCGTCCTCTGCGGCGCCGAGCTCGCCGTCCTCGCCTTCTCCCCCAGCGGCAAGCCCTTCTCCTTCGGCCACCCCTCCGTCGACTCCGTGTTCGCCCGCTTCCTCTCCGCCTGGCCTGCTCCCCCTCGGCACCACCCCCTCGTTGGGGCCCTGCTTCAGGCGCTCGGACGTCAGGAGTCGCAGCTCGCGGAGCGGCTCGAggcggagaggaggaggaaggccGCGCTCGAGGCGGCGATTTTCCGGTCTTGGGGAACCGTGGCGGACCTGCTGGACGCCGACGTCGAGGCGCTCGGGATGCCGGAGCTCGGCCTGCTGCAGAGAGCGCTGGAGTGGGTGCGGGCGGAGGCGGCGGGCAGGGCGGAGCAACTGGCCTTCGAGGCTTTGCAGCCGTCGAACGTGGCGGTCAACGCCGGTGTCTTTGTCACCGCCGACGCCCCCACGGGGGCGGCGGCTCCAAATTTGTTGGAATTTGGCTATGCACCTCACGGCTATGGCTTCTAG
- the LOC122048772 gene encoding agamous-like MADS-box protein AGL62, whose translation MKKTSRGRQRIAMEAIENAAARKVCFSKRRAGVFKKAAELSVLCGAEIAVLAFSPSGKPFSFGHPSVDSVLARFFSAWPAPPRHHPLAGALLQALGRQESQLAERLEAERRRKAALEAAIFRPWGTVADLLDADVEALGMPELGLLQRALEWVREEAAGRAEQLAFEALQPSNVAVNAGVFVTADAPTGAAAPNLLEFGYGF comes from the coding sequence ATGAAGAAGACGAGCAGAGGCCGTCAAAGGATCGCGATGGAGGCGATCGAGAATGCGGCTGCGCGGAAGGTGTGCTTCTCCAAGCGCCGCGCCGGCGTTTTCAAGAAGGCGGCCGAGCTCTCCGTCCTCTGCGGCGCCGAGATCGCCGTCCTCGCCTTCTCCCCCAGCGGCAAGCCCTTCTCCTTCGGCCACCCCTCCGTCGACTCCGTGCTCGCCCGCTTCTTCTCCGCCTGGCCTGCTCCCCCTCGGCACCACCCCCTCGCTGGGGCCCTGCTTCAGGCGCTAGGACGGCAGGAGTCGCAGCTCGCGGAGCGGCTCGAggcggagaggaggaggaaggcgGCGCTCGAGGCGGCGATTTTCCGGCCTTGGGGCACCGTGGCGGACCTGCTGGACGCCGACGTCGAGGCGCTCGGGATGCCGGAGCTCGGCCTGCTGCAGAGAGCGCTGGAGTGGGTGCGGGAGGAGGCGGCGGGCAGGGCGGAGCAACTGGCCTTCGAGGCTTTGCAGCCGTCGAACGTGGCGGTCAACGCCGGTGTCTTTGTCACCGCCGACGCCCCCACGGGGGCGGCGGCTCCAAATTTGTTGGAATTTGGCTATGGCTTCTAG